The Stenotrophomonas maltophilia genome includes a region encoding these proteins:
- a CDS encoding AsmA family protein — translation MNAAASPAAKRTSRWRLRRPGPRGRRWLTILVFLLAAILILLALWDWNWFKGPVERAVQARTGRVLRIGNLDVDLGRTSTIRADAITFANASWAKQPEMASADRVEIDVRVWPLLRGSVQLPEVRLTRPDVLLETAPRKGEPGNWDFLGDSAGGTSPQLKRLRIDDGRLQFIDALGRTDIRVGVRSGQPKQADASPPLLVQGKGHWQGNPFTLRGGTESPLELTDSDHPFRIHLDGRAGATHAVASGTLTNPFQLRVFDLQFALSGQDLSDLYPLLGIAIPPSPPYALDGRLKRDHNVWRYDSFTGKVGDSDLAGNLQFEVGRDRPRLTATLESRRLDFDDLAGFVGAPPKTGGGETANAEQKAQAARIAASSRVLPDTPYNLGKLRAMDADVRWKAHRINAPSLPLDDMDAHLLLDDGVLRLDPLNFGVAGGDIRSTIRMDARQAQIRTALKASVRGVQLGQLFPDAKLAEQAKGGIGGEVDLSGRGNSIAAMLGSSSGKVGLAMGRGHVGNLVMELAGLDITESLKFLVTGDKQIPLRCAFADFGVQDGLMTSQALAVDTTDTILIGEGTVSLRDETLDLLLKPRPKDKSILVLRSPLHISGTFKDPSFRPDFKALGIRGAVALALGSIAPPAALLATIELGPGKDANCGGQYAK, via the coding sequence GTGAATGCTGCCGCCTCCCCTGCCGCAAAGCGCACGTCCCGTTGGCGCCTCCGCCGCCCCGGCCCACGAGGCCGGCGCTGGCTCACGATCCTGGTCTTCCTGCTGGCGGCGATCCTGATACTGCTCGCGTTGTGGGACTGGAACTGGTTCAAGGGTCCGGTGGAGCGCGCGGTACAGGCACGCACCGGCCGAGTGCTGCGCATCGGGAACCTTGATGTCGACCTCGGCCGCACCAGCACGATCCGCGCCGATGCGATCACCTTCGCCAATGCCAGCTGGGCGAAACAACCTGAGATGGCCAGCGCAGACCGCGTCGAGATCGACGTGCGGGTCTGGCCCCTGCTGCGCGGCAGCGTGCAGCTGCCCGAGGTGCGCCTGACCCGGCCGGACGTGCTGCTGGAAACCGCCCCGCGCAAGGGCGAGCCGGGGAACTGGGACTTCCTCGGTGACAGCGCCGGCGGCACAAGCCCGCAGCTCAAACGCCTGCGCATCGACGATGGTCGGCTGCAGTTCATCGATGCACTGGGCCGCACCGACATCCGCGTGGGCGTGCGCAGCGGTCAGCCGAAACAGGCCGATGCCTCACCGCCGCTGCTGGTGCAGGGCAAAGGCCACTGGCAAGGCAACCCGTTCACCCTGCGCGGTGGCACCGAATCTCCGCTGGAACTGACCGACAGCGACCACCCGTTCCGCATCCACCTCGACGGTCGCGCCGGCGCTACCCACGCGGTGGCCAGTGGCACGCTGACCAATCCGTTCCAGCTGCGGGTGTTCGACCTGCAGTTCGCACTCAGCGGGCAGGACCTGTCGGACCTGTACCCGCTGCTCGGCATTGCCATCCCGCCCTCACCGCCCTACGCCTTGGACGGACGGCTGAAGCGCGACCACAACGTCTGGCGCTACGACAGCTTCACCGGGAAGGTCGGTGACAGCGACCTCGCTGGCAACCTGCAGTTCGAGGTGGGACGCGACCGTCCACGGCTGACCGCGACACTGGAATCCAGGCGCCTGGACTTCGATGACCTGGCCGGCTTCGTGGGAGCGCCACCGAAGACCGGCGGCGGCGAAACCGCGAATGCGGAGCAAAAGGCACAGGCCGCCCGCATCGCCGCCAGCAGCCGGGTATTGCCCGACACGCCCTACAACCTGGGCAAACTGCGTGCGATGGATGCCGACGTGCGCTGGAAGGCCCACCGCATCAACGCGCCCTCGTTGCCACTGGACGACATGGACGCGCACCTGCTGCTGGATGACGGCGTGCTGCGGCTGGACCCGCTGAACTTCGGCGTGGCCGGCGGCGATATCCGCAGCACGATCCGCATGGATGCACGCCAGGCGCAGATTCGCACCGCATTGAAGGCCAGCGTACGCGGCGTGCAGCTGGGCCAGCTTTTCCCGGATGCGAAGCTGGCCGAGCAGGCCAAGGGCGGCATCGGCGGCGAAGTGGACCTGAGCGGGCGCGGCAACTCGATCGCCGCCATGCTCGGCAGCAGCAGCGGCAAGGTCGGGCTGGCGATGGGCCGTGGCCATGTCGGCAACCTGGTGATGGAACTGGCCGGGCTGGATATCACCGAGTCGCTGAAATTCCTGGTGACCGGTGACAAGCAGATTCCGCTGCGCTGCGCCTTCGCCGACTTCGGTGTGCAGGACGGCCTGATGACCAGCCAGGCACTGGCGGTGGACACCACCGATACCATCCTCATCGGCGAAGGCACGGTCAGCCTGCGCGACGAGACCTTGGACCTGCTGCTGAAACCGCGCCCGAAGGACAAGAGCATCCTGGTACTGCGGTCACCGTTGCATATCAGCGGCACGTTCAAGGACCCGTCGTTCCGCCCGGACTTCAAGGCGTTGGGTATTCGCGGCGCGGTGGCCCTGGCACTGGGCAGCATTGCCCCGCCGGCAGCGCTGCTGGCTACGATTGAACTGGGGCCGGGCAAGGATGCCAACTGCGGTGGGCAGTATGCGAAGTAG
- a CDS encoding peptide chain release factor 3 → MSEVANEASRRRTFAIISHPDAGKTTLTEKLLLFGGAIQMAGSVKGRKAARHATSDWMALEKERGISVTSSVMQFPYEDKIVNLLDTPGHADFGEDTYRVLTAVDSALMVIDVAKGVEERTIKLMEVCRLRDTPIMTFINKLDREGKDPIELLDEVETVLGIQCAPVTWPIGMGQRLKGVVHLLTGEVHLYEPGRNFTRQDSTIFPSIDAPGLAEKIGAQMLADLRDELELVQGASHPFDLEAYRAGKQTPVFFGSGVNNFGVQPLLDFFVEHAPSPQARSTTGREIAPEENKLTGFVFKIQANMDPQHRDRVAFMRVCSGRFSAGMKTFHVRTGKEMKLANALTFMASDREIAAEAWPGDVIGIHNHGTISIGDTFTEGEAVTFTGIPNFAPELFRRARLRDPLKLKQLQKGLAQLSEEGATQFFRPLTSNDLILGAVGVLQFDVAAYRLKDEYGVEATFEPVSVTTARWVHCSNEKKLEEFREKNALNLALDAAGHLVYLAPTRVNLQLAQERSPDVRFSATREAAHTVSVG, encoded by the coding sequence ATGTCCGAAGTCGCCAACGAAGCGTCGCGTCGCCGCACCTTCGCCATCATTTCCCACCCTGACGCCGGCAAGACCACGCTGACCGAAAAGCTGCTGCTGTTCGGAGGCGCGATCCAGATGGCCGGTTCGGTCAAGGGCCGCAAGGCCGCCCGCCACGCCACCTCCGACTGGATGGCATTGGAAAAGGAACGCGGCATCTCCGTCACCTCTTCGGTGATGCAGTTCCCGTACGAAGACAAGATCGTCAACCTGCTCGACACCCCCGGCCACGCCGACTTCGGCGAGGACACCTACCGCGTGCTGACTGCGGTGGACTCGGCGCTGATGGTGATCGACGTGGCCAAGGGCGTGGAAGAGCGCACCATCAAGCTGATGGAAGTGTGCCGCCTGCGCGATACCCCGATCATGACCTTCATCAACAAGCTCGACCGCGAGGGCAAGGACCCGATCGAGCTGCTGGATGAAGTGGAAACCGTGCTGGGCATCCAGTGTGCGCCGGTCACCTGGCCGATCGGCATGGGCCAGCGCCTGAAGGGCGTGGTCCACCTGCTGACCGGCGAAGTGCACCTGTACGAGCCGGGCCGCAACTTCACCCGCCAGGATTCGACCATCTTCCCGTCCATCGATGCCCCCGGCCTGGCCGAGAAGATCGGTGCGCAGATGCTGGCCGACCTGCGCGACGAGCTGGAACTGGTGCAGGGCGCCAGCCATCCGTTCGACCTGGAGGCCTACCGCGCCGGCAAGCAGACCCCGGTGTTCTTCGGCTCGGGCGTGAACAACTTCGGCGTGCAGCCGCTGCTGGACTTCTTCGTCGAGCATGCGCCGTCGCCGCAGGCGCGTTCCACCACTGGCCGCGAGATCGCCCCGGAAGAGAACAAGCTGACCGGCTTCGTGTTCAAGATCCAGGCCAACATGGACCCGCAGCACCGCGACCGCGTCGCGTTCATGCGGGTCTGCTCGGGCCGCTTCAGCGCTGGCATGAAGACCTTCCACGTGCGCACCGGCAAGGAAATGAAGCTGGCCAACGCACTGACCTTCATGGCCAGCGATCGTGAAATCGCCGCAGAAGCCTGGCCGGGCGATGTGATCGGCATCCACAACCACGGCACCATTTCCATCGGCGATACTTTTACCGAAGGCGAAGCGGTCACCTTCACCGGCATCCCCAACTTCGCCCCGGAACTGTTCCGCCGCGCGCGCCTGCGCGATCCGCTCAAGCTCAAGCAGCTGCAGAAGGGACTGGCCCAGCTGTCCGAAGAAGGCGCGACCCAGTTCTTCCGCCCTCTCACCAGCAACGACCTGATCCTGGGTGCGGTGGGTGTGCTGCAGTTCGACGTGGCGGCCTATCGCCTGAAGGACGAGTACGGCGTGGAAGCCACCTTCGAGCCGGTCAGCGTGACCACCGCGCGTTGGGTCCACTGCAGCAACGAGAAGAAGCTGGAAGAGTTCCGCGAAAAGAATGCGCTGAACCTGGCACTGGATGCAGCCGGCCACCTGGTCTACCTGGCACCGACCCGGGTCAACCTGCAGCTGGCGCAGGAACGCTCGCCGGACGTGCGTTTCTCGGCCACCCGCGAAGCGGCCCATACCGTTTCGGTGGGCTGA
- the trhA gene encoding PAQR family membrane homeostasis protein TrhA — protein sequence MSTTSIASIREEIASALTHGLGAVFALAASAVLITLAAIYGDGWQLASAIVFGIALLLLYTASTLYHAIQHPVAKGRLKVFDHCAIYVLIAGTYTPFTLIGLRGPWGWGLFTAIWALALGGVVFKLFYTGRFKVLSTVIYIAMGWLVVVAIKPMWASIDGGTLTWLFGGGLSYTLGTYFYHRESIPYSHAIWHLFVIGGSVCHFVAVTMQVL from the coding sequence ATGTCCACGACGTCCATTGCTTCGATCCGTGAAGAAATCGCCAGCGCCCTGACCCATGGCCTGGGCGCGGTATTCGCCCTGGCCGCCAGCGCGGTGTTGATCACCCTGGCTGCGATCTACGGCGACGGCTGGCAGCTGGCCAGCGCGATCGTGTTCGGTATCGCGCTGTTGCTGCTGTACACCGCCTCCACGCTGTACCACGCCATCCAGCATCCGGTCGCCAAGGGCCGGTTGAAGGTGTTCGACCACTGCGCGATCTATGTGCTGATCGCGGGCACCTATACCCCGTTCACCCTGATCGGCCTGCGCGGTCCGTGGGGCTGGGGCCTGTTCACCGCGATCTGGGCGCTGGCGCTGGGCGGCGTGGTGTTCAAGCTGTTCTACACCGGCCGTTTCAAGGTGCTCTCAACGGTGATCTACATCGCCATGGGCTGGCTGGTGGTCGTGGCGATCAAGCCGATGTGGGCCTCGATCGATGGCGGCACCCTCACCTGGCTGTTCGGCGGCGGCCTGTCGTATACGCTGGGGACCTACTTCTACCACCGTGAATCGATCCCGTACTCGCATGCCATCTGGCACCTGTTCGTGATCGGCGGCAGCGTCTGCCACTTCGTCGCGGTCACCATGCAGGTGCTGTAA